ATGCGATCGACAAGGCTTTGTCGGCGCTGGTGCGCTTCCGCATCCTGTGCGAGGCCATGCATGTCGGCGAGCTGCGCGTCATCGCCACGGCGGCGGCCCGCTATGCCAAGAACGGTCCTGACTTCATTACGCGCGCCGAGGCGGCCGTCGGCCAGCCGATCGAGCTGATCTCAGGCGACCGCGAGGCCTATCTCTCGGCGCTCGGCGTGATCTCCGGCTTCGATCAGCCGCATGGCGTCGTCGGCGACCTCGGCGGCGGCTCGCTCGAGCTCATCTCGGTGGACGGTGACAAGGTTGGAGCGGGGATCAGCCTGCCGCTCGGCGGTCTCGCGCTGATCGACCGCTCCGGGAACTCGATGAAGGCGGCCGAGAAGATCGTCCGCGACGATCTCGACCATCACCCGCAGTTGGCGGCGATGCGCGGGCGCGATTTCTACGCCGTCGGCGGCACCTGGCGCGCGCTCGCGACCCTGCACCAGCGCCAGTCGGGCTATCCGCTCAACGTCATGCACGGCTATATTGTGCCGGCCCGCGAGGCGAGCGACTTCGTCCGCCTCGTCGAGCGCGCCGACGCCTCGATGCTGGAAGCGATCGAGGCCGTCTCCTCCGCCCGGCGCCCGCTGCTCGCCTATGGCGCGCTGGTGCTCGACCAGATCATCAAGCGCGGCCGGCCGCGCAATGTCGTGATCTCCGCCAATGGCGTGCGCGAAGGCCTGCTGCACGAGCAACTCGACAAGGGCGAACGCTCTGCCGATGCGCTGCTGCGCGGCGCCGAGGATTATAACCAGCTGCGCGCCCGCGATCCGCGCCACGCCGAAGATCTGATCGCCTGGACCAATCAGCTTGTCGCCGGCGCCTATCCAAATGACGACCCGGCGCTGCAGCGGCTCCAGCTCGCTGCCTGCCTGCTCTCCGATATCGGCTGGCGCGCCCATCCCGACTATCGCGGCGAGCAGACGCTCAACGTCATCGCCCATGCCTCGTTCAGCGGCGTCGACCACGCCGGCCGCGCCTTCCTCGCGCTGACGGCGTTCTATCGCTATGCGGGCCTGAAGGCCTCGGCGCCGGCGGTCGAGGGTCTGCGGCGGCTGCTGACGACACGCCTGCTCGAACGCATCCATATCCTCGCCGCCGCTTTCCGGGTCGCCTATCTGATCTCGGCCGGCATGCCCGGAATCCTGTCGCGAGCACCGCTGACTTGCGTCGACAGCCGCCTCGTCCTGCGCCTGCCGGATGATCTGAGGTCGCTGGCGAGCGAGCGCGTCACGGGGCGGCTGAAGCAGCTCGCGAAACTACTGGGGCGTGAGCTCGATATCCGCTGAGCGGCAAGACCCGATCTAGCGCGTCATCAGCCCCTGGAACGCGGTCGGCTGGATCGATATCCGGCCGATGAACGGGCGATCATGCGCCAGGATGACGAAATAGGCCGCGGAAACCACCACCACATAAAGATGCGCGGCCACGATCTGCATGCGGAAAGCATGGCTGTTGCAGATGATGATCGAGAGCATGGTGGCCGTCGAGATCAGCCACATGGCGCACCATTGCGCCCAGGTGATGCCGGCTATGGAAGCCGCCAGCCTTGCGAGCCGCGCATGGCGGATTTCGAGAAGCTGGTTGAGGAGCGGCGCGTAGGCCGCCACCGCATTCTGCCGGGAGACCAGCTGGATCGCCCCGAGCAGGTGCTTTTCCGATTTATCGAAGATCTCATCGTTGAGAGGCGTGCTTCTGGCCATCGCTGGCCAGTCGATCGCGACGACCTCGTGCAGATAGGCCTGCAACCCGTTGGCCAGCTCGGACCGCGTCTCCTCGGGCAGCACCACCGATAGCGTCAGCGCCGTCTCCACTGCATCGGCCTCGCGCTGGACCGCGGTGCGCGCCGAAACGGCGTCGTTCCAGATGCCGGCCGCGGAGAAGGCGACGATCAGGGCGAACAGCCCGCCGCAGGTGTTGATGATGGAATCGCGGATCGGCAGCGGCTCGTCCAGGCGATAGCCGAGACGTGGAATGGCAAAGCGCGCGAGGCCGATCAGGAGCCAGCAGGCCGCGACGCTGAGCGCCAGGACCGCGAGGGAACATCGCCGCCAGCGGCAGTTGATGGAACAGGATGAACACGTCGCCCCCGAACTCCGCCGGCGCTCATACGACAGCAGCAGACCTGATGGCGGCCCTAGCCGACCGTGACCCGTCCGCGCACGATCCTGAGCGCCAGCGAGCCGTTCTTCAGCGCCAGCGCCTTCTCACCGAAAAGCTCGCGGCGCCAGCCCTTCAGAGCCGGCACGTCGGCCTCGTCGTTGCTGGCGATCTCCTCGAGGTCGTCGCTGGAGGCGATGATCTTCGGCGCGACGCGCTCGGTGTCGGCGGTCGCCTTGAGCAGGACCTTGAGCAAATCGAGCACGGCACCGTTGCTCGGTCGGCCGCGCTCGCGCTCGAGCCGGGGCAGGCTGTGCGGATCGAGCGCCAAAGCGCGTTCGACCGCCGCCAGCACCTCGCCGCCGGAGCGTGAGCGCTCGAAGCCGTTCGGCACGGAGCGTAATTCGGCCAACGCCTCGGTCGAGCGTGGTGCACGCTGGACGATATCCATGAGGGCGTCGTCCTTGAGCACGCGCTGGCGCGGCACGTCGCGATGCTGTGCCTCGCGCTCGCGCCAGGCGGCGAGCTCCATCAGCACCGCCAGCTCCTTCGGCTTGCGCAGGCGCCCCTTGAGTCGCTGCCAGGCGTTCTCCGGCTTGACCTCGTAGGTTCCCGGCGAGTTGAGCACCGCCATCTCTTCGGCGACCCAGCTCTCGCGACCGCTCGCGGCGAGATCGGCCTGCAGCGCCAGGTAGACGTCGCGCAGATGGGTGACGTCGGATTCGGCGTAGGTCAGCTGCGCCTCGCTGAGCGGGCGGCGCGACCAGTCGGTGAAGCGCGAGGATTTGTCGACACGCGCCTTGGCGAGGTCGTTGACGAGCTGCTCATAGCCGACCGAGTCGCCATAGCCGCAGACCATGGCCGCGACCTGGGTATCGAACAGGGGCGTCGGCAGCACACGGCCGAGCATCCAGACGATTTCGAGGTCCTGCCGGGCGGCATGGAAGACCTTGACCACGTTCTGGTCTGTCATCAGCCCCATGAGCGGCGCAAGATCGAGGCCCTCAGCCAGCGGGTCGACCATCACGGCCTCGTCCGGCGAAGCCATCTGAACCAGGCAGAGCTTCGGATAATAGGTCGTCTCGCGCAGGAACTCCGTGTCGACGGTGACGAAGGGGTGCGCGGCGAGGCGGGAGCAGGCGGAGGCGAGCTCGTCGGTGGTGTTGATCAGATTCATGGCAGGCGCTCTTAGCAGATGAAAGCGCGCCATGTCGCGGGCGTTCTTGACAAGCGAGCCGCGCGCGTGTGGTTACGGCGCCAAATCGCTTGCGTGCCCGCTATCGGCCGCACGGACGCCCGGAAAGCTGAACCCGTGACCTTGCATCGCTACCGTTCCCACACCTGCGGCGCTCTCCGCGAGAGCGACATCGGCGCCTCCGTGCGCCTGTCCGGCTGGTGCCATCGCATCCGCGACCATGGCGGCGTTCTGTTCATCGATCTTCGCGACCATTACGGCCTGACCCAGGTCGTGATCGATCCGGATTCGCCCGCTTTCGCCGATGCCGAGAAGGCACGCGCCGAATGGGTCATCCGCATCGACGGCAAGGTCAAGCCACGTCTTGCCGGCACCGAGAACGCCAACCTCGCCACCGGCGCGGTCGAGGTCTTCGCCACGGCAATCGAAGTGCTGGGTCCATCGGCCGAACTGCCGCTGCCGGTCTTCGGCGACCTGGAATATCCCGAGGACACCCGCCTCAAATACCGCTTCCTCGATCTGCGCCGCGAGAAGCTGCACAACAACATCATGCTGCGCGGCAAGGTCATCGATTCGATGCGCCGCCGCATGAAGGATTCGGGCTTCTCCGAGTTCCAGACACCGATCCTGACCGCGTCGTCGCCGGAAGGCGCCCGCGACTTCCTGGTGCCGAGCCGCCTGCACCCGGGCAAGTTCTATGCGCTGCCGCAGGCGCCGCAGCAGTACAAGCAGCTCCTGATGATGGCGGGCTTCGATCGCTACTTCCAGATCGCGCCCTGCTTCCGCGACGAGGATCCGCGCGCCGACCGGCTGCCCGGCGAGTTCTATCAGCTCGACGTCGAGATGAGCTTCGTCGAGCAGGAAGACGTATTCGCCACCATGGAGCCGGTGATCGCCGGCGTCTTCGAGGAGTTCGGCGAAGGCAAGTCGGTCACCCGCAACTGGCCGCGCATCCCCTATGCCGAGGCGCTGCGCAAATACGGCTCCGACAAGCCAGATCTGCGCAACCCGATCGAGATGCAGGACGTCTCCGAGCAATTCCGCTGCTCGGGCTTCAAGGTTTTTGCCCGTATCCTCGAGGGCGAGAAGAACCGCATCTGGGCGATTCCCGCGCCGGGCGGCGGCTCCCGTGCCTTCTGCGACCGGATGAACTCCTGGGCGCAGGGCGAAGGCCAGCCCGGCCTCGGCTATCTGATGGTCAAGGAAGACGGCGAGGGGCAGGGGCCGATCGCCAACAATATCGGCCCCGAGCGCGTCGCCGCGATCATCGCCCAGATGGGGCTGAAGGGCGGGGACGCCTGCTTCTTCGTCGCGGGCGATCCGGACAAGTTCTACAAGTTCGCCGGCAGTGCCCGGAACAAGGTCGGCTCCGAGCTCGGGCTGATCGACGAGAACGCCTTCGCCTTCGCCTGGATCGTCGACTTCCCGATGTTCGAGTACAACGAGGACGAGAAGAAGGTCGACTTCTCGCACAACCCGTTCTCGATGCCGCAGGGCGGTC
This sequence is a window from Bosea vestrisii. Protein-coding genes within it:
- the rnd gene encoding ribonuclease D, with the protein product MNLINTTDELASACSRLAAHPFVTVDTEFLRETTYYPKLCLVQMASPDEAVMVDPLAEGLDLAPLMGLMTDQNVVKVFHAARQDLEIVWMLGRVLPTPLFDTQVAAMVCGYGDSVGYEQLVNDLAKARVDKSSRFTDWSRRPLSEAQLTYAESDVTHLRDVYLALQADLAASGRESWVAEEMAVLNSPGTYEVKPENAWQRLKGRLRKPKELAVLMELAAWREREAQHRDVPRQRVLKDDALMDIVQRAPRSTEALAELRSVPNGFERSRSGGEVLAAVERALALDPHSLPRLERERGRPSNGAVLDLLKVLLKATADTERVAPKIIASSDDLEEIASNDEADVPALKGWRRELFGEKALALKNGSLALRIVRGRVTVG
- the ppx gene encoding exopolyphosphatase, producing MENLSRVRARAASPAAPARRPEQAPSRLSVGDTVAIIDIGSNSVRLVVYENLSRAPAQVFNEKEMAGLARQVASTGMLPADAIDKALSALVRFRILCEAMHVGELRVIATAAARYAKNGPDFITRAEAAVGQPIELISGDREAYLSALGVISGFDQPHGVVGDLGGGSLELISVDGDKVGAGISLPLGGLALIDRSGNSMKAAEKIVRDDLDHHPQLAAMRGRDFYAVGGTWRALATLHQRQSGYPLNVMHGYIVPAREASDFVRLVERADASMLEAIEAVSSARRPLLAYGALVLDQIIKRGRPRNVVISANGVREGLLHEQLDKGERSADALLRGAEDYNQLRARDPRHAEDLIAWTNQLVAGAYPNDDPALQRLQLAACLLSDIGWRAHPDYRGEQTLNVIAHASFSGVDHAGRAFLALTAFYRYAGLKASAPAVEGLRRLLTTRLLERIHILAAAFRVAYLISAGMPGILSRAPLTCVDSRLVLRLPDDLRSLASERVTGRLKQLAKLLGRELDIR
- the aspS gene encoding aspartate--tRNA ligase, with translation MHRYRSHTCGALRESDIGASVRLSGWCHRIRDHGGVLFIDLRDHYGLTQVVIDPDSPAFADAEKARAEWVIRIDGKVKPRLAGTENANLATGAVEVFATAIEVLGPSAELPLPVFGDLEYPEDTRLKYRFLDLRREKLHNNIMLRGKVIDSMRRRMKDSGFSEFQTPILTASSPEGARDFLVPSRLHPGKFYALPQAPQQYKQLLMMAGFDRYFQIAPCFRDEDPRADRLPGEFYQLDVEMSFVEQEDVFATMEPVIAGVFEEFGEGKSVTRNWPRIPYAEALRKYGSDKPDLRNPIEMQDVSEQFRCSGFKVFARILEGEKNRIWAIPAPGGGSRAFCDRMNSWAQGEGQPGLGYLMVKEDGEGQGPIANNIGPERVAAIIAQMGLKGGDACFFVAGDPDKFYKFAGSARNKVGSELGLIDENAFAFAWIVDFPMFEYNEDEKKVDFSHNPFSMPQGGLKSLLEDDPISIKAFQYDIACNGYELASGGIRNHKPEAMVKAFEIAGYGEETVIERFGGMYRAFQYGAPPHGGMAAGVDRIIMLLAGATNLREVALFPMNQQAVDLLMGAPSPASPKQLREAHLRVNLTEKDG